Part of the Polaribacter sp. Hel1_33_78 genome is shown below.
CTGAATCTTCTTGATTTTCATAAAGTTTAAACCAAGTTGAACGTTCTATTTCTTGGGCTTTTTCCTCTCCTTTATATATAAAATCATAATCAGCATCTATATATTCTTTTGCAACCGAATCTTCAGGTGGAGAAAGTTTAGTAACATCTTTTAACCATCCTTTTAAATCAGGAGATTTACGCCAATATCTAACTATTCCGTCAGAAATAAAAACAACTAATAATGGAAAAATATCTAAAGTTATTAATCTATAAACTACAGATGTTAAACTAGTCTGAAATCTATTTGATATTTCCTTAATTATTGATGGGCTAAAAGGTTTATGTTCAATGAATTTCCGAAAAACATTTTCTGGCATTAATAATTCTGAAGCAAAATCATTTGCTTCGTATTCTTGCAGACCTCTTTTTGCTTGATCCTCTACTTTAAACCAATTTAACGTTTTAGAATTATCTGTATGAATTTCTAATTTATCGTGTAAAAAATAGTGTCCTAATTCGTGAGCTATGACATAGCGAATTCTTTCTGCATATGGTATTTGTGAGTTAACTTTAATTATAGTTTTTGTTTTACCTCTTATTATTTTACCATCAGCATTATTTAAAGGTTCAGATATGAAAATTATACCAAAACCACTAACTAAATCTATATTTGATAGTT
Proteins encoded:
- a CDS encoding ImmA/IrrE family metallo-endopeptidase, whose product is MKTNSKGKNKAKEILNEIGFDEITELSNIDLVSGFGIIFISEPLNNADGKIIRGKTKTIIKVNSQIPYAERIRYVIAHELGHYFLHDKLEIHTDNSKTLNWFKVEDQAKRGLQEYEANDFASELLMPENVFRKFIEHKPFSPSIIKEISNRFQTSLTSVVYRLITLDIFPLLVVFISDGIVRYWRKSPDLKGWLKDVTKLSPPEDSVAKEYIDADYDFIYKGEEKAQEIERSTWFKLYENQEDSDFMEYCIPTKQYKTIISIIWED